The DNA segment GCTCATCGTGGGTGGTTAAATCGATGTCTCTTATATCTTTTAAAAATCCCTCGACGATGTCATATTGCCTCTTTAAGGATAGGTAACCTGATTGTTCCTCCCCATATGCATCATAGGACACCTCTCCCAGCCGTCCATCATAGTAGACATTAGCAATCGGAGACCTCCAATCCACAATAATGGGCTGCTGTGTCACGCGATCAAACAAGGATACTTTGCCTATGTATAAAACTTCTTCCTTGTTCGTAGAGTGACTTGTAAAGTCAATCCTTGAAAAATAAGGCTTGCCAATTACGCTTTCTAACCTTTTCAGTTCACTTGCAGCTAATTCCAAAAAACTGGCATTCGCAAGAAGATCAGTGTAGCTCGTACTGCTATCACGCGAATTCAGTTCGGCAAAAGATTGTTTCATATTTTCAACGAAAAATTCTTTATTCCCCTTTGAAATGTCTAAAACCGTTCGTATGTATTCTTTTGTAAACTCTAGGCGTTCTATTTCTGCTTGATAGTCTTTATGGTCACGGACAGTCACTTGATCTTTGGCACTCATTCGATTCACTCGCCACCTCTCACTACAATTCGGGAAGCATGAATGTTTAGAATAAACTAAATCCTCATTTCTAGTCAAGTCATAAAACAAAGAACAATTAAGTTAATGGTGAAATCCTAGGTGGGATTGGTTACATCAATCCCACTCTATAGATTAATAAGTATTACTCATTTTTCATGAAATTCTGGCTCTCTAGGTATTTCAGAACGGTTTGTGAATATTCATGATGTGATTCTTTGGTGTACTTGGCAATGGTATAAATTTGAGCGAGATTCTTTAATCCTAAACGTTCTGTCATTTCCTTCAGCCTAGGGACGTCCATGTAGCGTTTCCAGCCCTTTTCATCCCTCTCTTTATAGATTTCTTGAATTTCTTCATTCGAGAAATCACGGTATTGGTCATAGTGAACAAGTCCATGTCTTGGCAGTCGGTCACGTGGAGCAGGGTTTTCTGCAGGATACCCTAATGAATAACCCACAACTGGTACGACATTGGGTGGTAAGTTTAGCAGTTCCCCAATTTGATCGCTATTGGCTAGCGTTGAGCCCATGTAGCAAATGCCCAGACCTGCACTTTCTGCTGCTAAAGCACAGTTTTGTGCTGCCAACGTCGCATCAATGGCACCAATCATAAAGCTCATGAAATTATCAAATTGTACAGGTGCATCATTCAACGCAAGCCATTTTCTCATTCGATTAAAATCAGCACAAAACGTTAATAGAATCGGTGCATCTACTACCATCGATTGGTCCATATGTGCGGTGTATAATTTTTTCTTAAGCTCTTTGTCTTTTGTGACAACAATGGAATATGATTGCATATTACCACTTGAAGAGGCACGAATGCCCGCATCTAAAATTTGATCCAAGAGTTCTTGACTTACTTCCCTATCTTCATATTCTCGGATAGATCTGTGCCCGTGTATTACATCGTTAAATTCCATAGCGGTCACTCCTTTTTTTATATAACTATAGCAAACCATCATTTTCAAAGCTACAAGATCTCTAAAAGAAGGAAAATAGCAAGGACTAAAAGAATTAACATAAAGGATTATAAAAATAGAGGTGACTGCGATGTTAACACAGGAAGAACTAGCTAGCATAAAAGAACTTCAGGAGATTTGCGAGAAAGATGGAGGATTTCACCTGAAGCTTAATTATGACATGCTTGAAAATAGATCAGGACAGGAAAAAGAAGACTTTTTTCATTATGAAGATGACAAGCTTGTCGGTTTCCTTGGTAGTTATGATTTTGGCAATAAAGTAGAACTGTGCGGAATGGTACACCCCAATTACCGCAGAAGAGGTATTTTTACTAGATTACTTGAAAAAGGAATTGAGGAAGCTAAGAGGCGAAATATCAAGAAGATTTTATTAAATGCTCCAAGCTCCTCCCTATCGGCGAAGAATTTTTTAACAGCTATCCCTTGTACGTTTTACGTAGCAGAATATCAAATGAAGTGGCACAAGGTGGAGCTTTCCGAGGATCCTTCTGTTACTTTAAGGCCTTCTACCTCAACAGAGGATTTCGAAGCAGAAATACAGCTTGAAGTCTCGGCCTTTGGATTTAATGAGGAAGAAGCACGACGGTTCAATCAGCAGATTAGGGAAAACAGTAGTGATCAAAACTTTATCATTGAAGCGGATGGAAAAACAGCCGGAAAAATCCGCGTTGCTGAAGCCGATGGAGAAGCATGGATTTATGGCTTTGCTGTGTTTCCCGAACTACAGGGAAAAGGAATTGGTAGAAAGGCATTAACAAAGGTTGTTAAAACAGAAGTTCAAAAAGGGCTATCCGTTTTTCTCGAGGTCGAAGCTAAAAATTCTCATGCATTAAAGCTATATGAATCATGTGGCTTTAGAAGCTATCACTCACAGGATTACTATAAATATACGATCTAATATCTGTTTACGAAATTACAAATGAGGAAACCCATTCAATTTTTTAATGAATGGGTTTCCTTTTGTATTTCACAATTTGACTCATTTTCTACTAACTTAATACGATCTAGATAATTCCAGACGCCTTATTAATTACTAATCTCAATATCATCGAAATTAAGTCTTTTTCCTGTTGTCCCTGAAACGACAATTCGGAATCGGGCGGGAGCCGTTTGACTAAGGGTGAAGGTTTTAACAGTTAGTGTAGACGTACTTGTATTTGTGCTCCCAATTTTTGTCCATGCCGAGCCACCATTTGTGGACATTTGCAGCTGCCAGCTTGCCCCTGTATCGCTACCAAAATTGGCATGGGAAATTTTTATACTTTTTGCTCCACTTACGTCAAAATTCATGGTTAGGGATCCAGATGCTTGAACACGTGTTGACTGCAGCCCTGTTTTCTTATCCGTTGATAAATTACCGATAAGAGCATTATTAAAGTACCAAGAACCACTTGCAAGTGTGACATTTCCTGAAGAGTATGCCGTTTTAGTTCCAGACTCAAACTTTTCATTTAATACTGTTGTCCCAACAGTTCCGCCAGAGCCATAGCCGTATGACCCGGATTTAAAGGTTGATGTATCATACCATTTATAGCCCGCTGCTGGTGCTGCCCACGGTTCCGAAACCGGCTCAGTAGATGTTTGTGGATTTTCCATTGATAGTAAGGAAGTTGGCTGATCAAGTTGCAATCCACTTACTTGAGACAACGCTGTGTAGCTTTCTTGTTTGGCTAACCAATCGATGATATTCACAAGCAAAGTACCATCATTCTGTTCCTTAAACCCATCGTAGGTTGTCTTCGTTGTACCTGTTTCCTCACGCAGGTACTTAGGCGTCGCATCCTCTACTGGTGAGGAATCACCGATAAAAGCTGCTTTTCCTAATCCAAGCTTGGATACCGCAGCATAAGGGCCCTCCGCTCTACCCCCACCATTATACACGCCTTGATCAACAGCATTGCCCCAAGCCGTAGTTGTTGAAGGAAGAAAGACAATACCTTTTGCCTTGTTTGGATCCGTTATGGCTAATGTAGAACCCGCATGCATGGCAACAGTCGATACACCAGTAGTAATTCCGAACGCTTGACTTGGTGCTACAATATCATTAGCTGTTACATCGCCAATCGCGTTATATCGAAATCGGATTCCAAAGTTGGTTGAAAGCCAGTCTGATCCTGTTACCCCCTGCATGGCTGCAGACGAAGCCTCCTCTGTGGTCATTCCTTTTGCAGGATTGGAATTGGCACCACGTCGATACCCATTAAAGACCTCTGATGCATCCCAGCGGTTTTTGTTGCGGTCCGCGTTATAATGGTCTCCAATAAAAAAGATACTTCCTCCATTCTGCACATATTGGATCATGGCAGCCTGTTCAGAACTTTTGTAAGGGATATTGGCTTCTCCAATAATAAATACATTATAGCCTATCAAGTCCTCATAGGTAATTGGAGTTGTTTTTCGCAGTTCTTTTGCATAATAGCCTTTGTTTGCTAAGGCATTAGCAAAATCAGAGAATCCCCCATCCAAAACCCAATCTGCTGCACCAGCAGTTTGCCCATGTGTATTATCAAATAAGATTTTCTTACCATTAGCTGTCCCAACAGGCTGCAGCTGTGGAGCTGGGTCAAGTGCATTCTCCGCTGAAGCAAACGGTGGTTCAGTAAAGAGCGTTGAAGAGAAAAGTAGAATTATTAATGCAATGATAGAAAAGCGTTGACGTGTCATTATTATCACTCCTTTTTGTGTAGTCCTCATAAAACTACCACACTATTATTGATGGAGTGTTAAAAATACTTAAAATTTAATATTTTCCCAATATGAACATTACTACTTGATAGAAAAGTAGGTAAAATTATGTTTTTTCAAAAAGTTTTTAGTTATTATAAAATAGTATAGAAACATTCTTTAGTCATCTAAGCTATTAAAGGAGTGAACACCATGATACATAAACTAGACTTAAAATCCGAGAATCTACATGGGTCCTTCAGCAAGGACTACCAACCAATTTTAACAATTGATTCCGGTGATACCGTACAAGTAACAACTCCTGATATTGAATGGGGATATTCTAGTTCTAAAAATGAAGAAAGAGTAGTTTTTGAGTCAGCGGTTAATGAAGAAGATCGAAGACATCCAATGATTGGTCCAATCGCTATTCGTGGGGCAAAGCCTGGAATGGTGTTAGAGGTGAAATTGAATGATGTCGTGCCTGGCTGGTATGGGCGCAATTGGGCTGGCGGATTCAAGAATTGGCAGAATGATAGTGTAGGCTTATCTGAAACCGCAAGAATTCAAGTGGACTGGGAGTTAAATGCAACAACAATGAACGGGACTGCCCAAATCGGCGGTAACCAATTTCATGTTGGATTGCAGCCCTTCATTGGACTTATGGGTGTCGCTCCTTCAAAACCAGGCGTACATGTTACCTCCCCTCCTCGTTATTGCGGCGGAAACATTGATTGCAAGGAATTAGTCAAAGGCAGCACCCTGTATTTGCCAATTGGCGTAGATGGCGCATTATTTTCGATTGGGGATGGACATGCCCTTCAGGGGGATGGTGAAGTTTCCGGGACAGCGATTGAGTGTCCGATGGATTTAGTCGATGTGACATTGATTGTCAGAGATGATTTTGAGTTAACCATGCCTCGAGCCAAGACTCCTACAGGTTGGATTACCTTTGGTTTTGATGAAGATTTAAACGTGGCCGCTGCTACTGCACTAAATGACATGGTGGAACTTATCCAAGAGTTTCATCGTATTGAAAAAGTAGAGGCTATGGCCTTAGCTAGTGTCGCGGTTGACCTGAGAATAACTCAAGTGGTGAACGGTGCGAAAGGTGTGCATGCCGTTTTGCCTCATGGTTCCATTAGATAATGCAAAAGGTGACAAGAATTTCCTTAAGGGGTTCTCTTATTGGGAGTTTTTATATTAAAACACTTATAATTACCCCGATTCTAGTAAGAAAAATCTAAGATAAAACAACTTAAATTTAGTAAAAAAAGGGCACCGTTTTTCTAACGGGTTCCGTTGCCTATCGCAAAACGTTAATTTACAGCTAAAAATGTATAGTAAAATGCTTATCAATTTGCACCGTATTTGCGGTGCTTTTTGTTTATAAAAAAAGCCCTGTCCGATAATGGAATTAGTCTACTTACCGTATTAATTTTCAAGTCGTATTGAACTAACGCACCCTTAGTTAAACAACAACTACCAGTAAATCTCGTGATAATGCACCTAAATATTTTGTGTTCCCATTACTATCACATATTTCTACTTCGAAATACTTATAATCGTAAACTTCTAAGATTGTCCCGATTTGCCCTTTGGTAATACTTTCATTGGGCAAATCTTTTGTAATTTTCACTACATCAAATTGTTTCATTTACACACCCCTTTTTAACAGTTAGCCCCCGTTGTTGAAGAAGAACTCTGTTTTTTCGTCAGGATATTCTTTATTGTATTCGTTTAAACATTCTAGCAAAACTTCAGCATCAGTCGGTAAGTTTTTTTCTAAATACGACCACCCAATAAACTGAACTATAGTTGGTAATTCAATAAGTCCTGTAATCACATCCCAAAAAGCATCCCAATTCTCCCCATAAAAATCAGGAAAATCTAGCCTCTCTTTTAAAAGCGTATGTAATTCTTTAGTTGTTTTTATATTTGTTACATCAATGGTAACAATTGAATTCCTTTCAATACTCAACTGAAACACCTCTATTAGATTATTACCTTTAATTTAATATTCTTCTCGGAACATTCCTGTTCCTTCTTGAACTAACCCCGTTACTTCAATAAGAAAATAAGATCCTTCTTTATTGAAGAATCGCACCCCGTTAGTGAAATTTCACATCCAACGTGTACGCCACATTACCAAGCTATTGATATTAGGTCTGGTTCAATGAACTCTTTACAAATATAGGTGAAGGGGAGAATACATACTGAGGACAAGAATCTTTTGCTGCTAGATGAATAATATTTTCAAAAATTTTTGATAGTGGCATCTTCACCCAAGGTAATGTGCTAAAAGGTGGTAGATCTTCTTTAAGAAAAAATAAACGAGGTTTTCAGTGTATAGTTTTTTATCGTGAAAAAAAGAAGCTACTTTATCGCAACTAACATTATTTATCTCGAATTTGTTTTTCATTTTCTCTAAGTCTAGAATTACCCATTTAATTATTGGGATACTCGATATAAATAGAGTTTTCATCTTTTCTTTTTCCGCATCATCTAATAGCTCGATACTTCCTTTGGTCAAAAAAGGCTCTAACATTAAACTGAGTTGCCTCTTTCTTTCATCGTTTCTTTCTTTTTCTTTTTGCTTTTGTAAGAGAGCCTCTAATTTTACTTTTCGTGTATTCTTGTCCATTGTAACACCTTCTTTTTACTCAACTTCCTCAATAATATTTAAACTAATCTCCCTTTCTTAAAAAAAAAGGGGCTGCCTACTACACAATCCTAATGTTTTACTAACGCCCCCGTTACTTTAAGTGTAATATTTCAAAATTTTTTACCTTGAATATGTTTAAGAGGCAACTTTTTTAGATTATAAAAAACAATTTTTGCAACTTCTGTTACTTGTAATGTATCATCAACAACGTAATCAGCATTCGGCTTAATCGTTTCAAGCATATTTAGATAAGCTCGTCTTCCTCTAGAGATATAATTTTCCATATCAAACAAAATATTATCAGTGGAACTATCCCTAAAAACTCTTATTACTCTACGCTAAAGAAATGTCTAATGGAATATCAATAAATACGGAGAAATCAATGAATTTAATTAATTCAGAATGTTTATAGGAAAACAGGAAGTCTAAGTCGATGTAATCGAGTGGTGCACTTAATAATCCCTCTAAATCCTTAATCAAAGGAGTTAAATCCCTTTAGTTAGGGTCTCCCCCATTATCTACCCAGTCCACAATGTCATCTGGACCATTGAAATCATAGTTATCAAAAAAAGAACCATTGAATTAGGTAATTTCTGATTTAGAAGTTTTGTTATTGGTGTTTATCCTCCGCCAGATACAGCCGCAATAGCACTGACATTTGGTAAATTTCCTTTATTCATAGTATCCC comes from the Neobacillus sp. PS2-9 genome and includes:
- a CDS encoding nitroreductase family protein, with product MEFNDVIHGHRSIREYEDREVSQELLDQILDAGIRASSSGNMQSYSIVVTKDKELKKKLYTAHMDQSMVVDAPILLTFCADFNRMRKWLALNDAPVQFDNFMSFMIGAIDATLAAQNCALAAESAGLGICYMGSTLANSDQIGELLNLPPNVVPVVGYSLGYPAENPAPRDRLPRHGLVHYDQYRDFSNEEIQEIYKERDEKGWKRYMDVPRLKEMTERLGLKNLAQIYTIAKYTKESHHEYSQTVLKYLESQNFMKNE
- a CDS encoding GNAT family N-acetyltransferase translates to MLTQEELASIKELQEICEKDGGFHLKLNYDMLENRSGQEKEDFFHYEDDKLVGFLGSYDFGNKVELCGMVHPNYRRRGIFTRLLEKGIEEAKRRNIKKILLNAPSSSLSAKNFLTAIPCTFYVAEYQMKWHKVELSEDPSVTLRPSTSTEDFEAEIQLEVSAFGFNEEEARRFNQQIRENSSDQNFIIEADGKTAGKIRVAEADGEAWIYGFAVFPELQGKGIGRKALTKVVKTEVQKGLSVFLEVEAKNSHALKLYESCGFRSYHSQDYYKYTI
- a CDS encoding acetamidase/formamidase family protein, whose translation is MIHKLDLKSENLHGSFSKDYQPILTIDSGDTVQVTTPDIEWGYSSSKNEERVVFESAVNEEDRRHPMIGPIAIRGAKPGMVLEVKLNDVVPGWYGRNWAGGFKNWQNDSVGLSETARIQVDWELNATTMNGTAQIGGNQFHVGLQPFIGLMGVAPSKPGVHVTSPPRYCGGNIDCKELVKGSTLYLPIGVDGALFSIGDGHALQGDGEVSGTAIECPMDLVDVTLIVRDDFELTMPRAKTPTGWITFGFDEDLNVAAATALNDMVELIQEFHRIEKVEAMALASVAVDLRITQVVNGAKGVHAVLPHGSIR
- a CDS encoding DUF4926 domain-containing protein — protein: MKQFDVVKITKDLPNESITKGQIGTILEVYDYKYFEVEICDSNGNTKYLGALSRDLLVVVV
- a CDS encoding barstar family protein — protein: MSIERNSIVTIDVTNIKTTKELHTLLKERLDFPDFYGENWDAFWDVITGLIELPTIVQFIGWSYLEKNLPTDAEVLLECLNEYNKEYPDEKTEFFFNNGG